The Changchengzhania lutea genomic sequence GTAATTCCTAAATTATAATTACCGCGTCCATCAAATCCTGTCGCTTTAATACCGTTAAAGTCTCTTACACGTGGTAGGGCAGAAGTTACTAAACGATCTAAAAACTCATACATTTTTTCGCCACGTAAAGTTACTTTAACACCAATTGGCATGCCTTTACGTAATTTAAAAGATGCAACATCCTTTTTAGATAATGTAGATATCGCTTTTTGTCCAGATATAGTCGTTACTTCTTCTACTGCGTAGTCAATTAACTTTTTGTCTGCAACTGCTGCTCCAACACCCTTAGATATTACTATCTTAGTTAGTTTAGGAACTTGCATAACGTTCTTGTATCCAAATTCGTCGGTAAGAGCTGCAATTACTCTGCTTTTATACTCTTCTTTAAGTCTTGGTGAATATGCCATAACTATATTACTTCATTAGATTTTGTTGAAAATCTCACTTTTTTATCATCTTCCATTCTATAGCTAACTCGTGTTGTTTCCCCTTTTGAGGTTAACAATGATAAGTTAGAGATATGAATAGCAGCTTCTTTCTCTACGATTCCTCCTTGAGGGTTTTGTGCACTTGGTTTAGTATGTTTCTTAACCATGTTAATGCCCTCAACAATCGCTTTGTTCTTTTCTATAAATACTTTCTGTACTTGTCCTTCAGATCCTTTGTGATCTCCAGCAATTACTTTTACAGTATCTCCAGTTTTAATTTTAAGCTTTGTCATCTTACATTTTATGTATTAAAGCACCTCTGGTGCTAATGATACAATTTTCATGAATTGTTTATCACGAAGTTCTCTAGCAACAGGACCAAATACACGTGTTCCTCTCATTTCACCCGTTGGGTTTAACAAAACACAAGCATTATCATCAAATCTTATATAAGATCCGTCTGGTCTTCTTACTTCTTTTTTAGTACGAACAACAACTGCAGTAGAAACGGCTCCTTTTTTAATGTTTCCATTAGGAGTCGCATCTTTTACAGAGACAACAATTTTGTCTCCTACAGAAGCATATCTTCTTTTAGTGCCACCTAGAACTCGGATAGTTAAAACTTCCTTTGCTCCAGTGTTATCTGCTACCTTTAATCTTGATTCTTGTTGTAACATAATTATTTAGCTCTTTCTAGTATTTCAACTAATCTCCAACATTTAGATTTACTCATAGGTCGTGTTTCCATGATCTTTACAGTATCTCCAATGTTACAATCGTTTGTTTCGTCGTGTGCAACGTATTTCTTTGTTTTTAACACGAACTTTCCATACATAGGGTGTTTCACTTTTTTAACTTCTGCAACAACTATTGATTTTTGCATTTTGTTACTAGTAACAACTCCTACACGTTCTTTTCTTAAATTTCTTGTTTCCATCTTTCAGCAGAATTATTGTAATTCTCTTTTAGTTAATTCTGTCGCAATTCTCGCTACCGAACGTCTTACGTTACGTAACTGAATTGGATTTTCTAAAGGAGATATTGCATGAGCCAATTTTAGGTCTGAATAACTCTTTTTTGTTTCACCAAGTTTCTCTTCTAACTCAGCAACAGATAATTCCTTAATTTCGGATTGTTTCATCATCTTAAATTATTATGCTTCGTAATCGCGAGCAATTATAAACTTAGTTTTTACTGGTAGTTTTTGTGCTGCTAGACGTAAAGCTTCTTTAGCTATATCTAATGACACTCCTCCTACTTCAAAAAGCATTCTTCCTGGCTTAACAACAGCTACCCAATATTCAACGGCACCTTTACCTTTACCCATACGTACTTCAAGAGGCTTTTTTGTGATTGGCTTATCTGGAAATATTTTAATCCAAAGTTGCCCTTCTCTTTTCATGTAACGTGTAGCGGCAATACGTGCTGCTTCTATTTGACGTGATGTTAAAAAATTCGAATCTAGTGCTTTTATACCAAAGGTACCACTTGAAAGTTGATGACCTCTACCAGAGATCCCTTTCATACGTCCTTTTTGTTGCTTACGAAATTTTGTTCTTTTAGGCTGTAACATTTTTCTTTACTTTATAAAAAATTACTTTCTACGACGCGGTTTGTTGTCTCTGTTTCCGCCACGTCCTCCGGCTCCACCTTTTCCTTGCTTTTTGGACAATCCAACAAGCGGAGAAAGTTCTCTTTTACCATATACTTCACCTTTCATGATCCATACTTTTACACCCAATCTACCATAAGTAGTGTGTGCCTCAACTAAAGCATAATCAATATCGGCTCTAAAGGTTGATAAAGGAATACGTCCTTCTTTGTAGTGTTCACTACGTGCCATTTCAGCTCCGTTTAAACGTCCACTAATTTGAACTTTAATTCCTTCAGCATTCATTCGCATGGTAGCAGCAATGGCCATTTTGATTGCTCGTCTGTAAGAAATTCTATTCTCAATTTGACGTGCAATACTAGACGCTACTAAAAATGCATCAAGTTCAGGTCTCTTAATTTCAAAGATGTTAATCTGAACTTCTTTTCCAGTAAGTTTCTTAAGTTCTTCTTTTAACTTGTCTACCTCTTGGCCACCTTTCCCAATAATAATACCAGGTCTTGCAGTAGTGATAGTAACGGTTACAAGTTTAAGAGTTCTCTCGATAATTACTCGACTTACACTAGCTTTAGCTAAACGTACGTGTACGTATTTTCTAATCTTATCGTCTTCGGCAAGCTTATCTCCATAATCATTACCTCCGTACCAGTTAGATTCCCATCCTCTGATAATACCTAAGCGATTTCCGATTGGATTTGTTTTTTGTCCCATACTTCTATCTTAGCTTTGTGTGTTATTGTTAGCTCCAACTACGATGGTTACGTGGTTTGAACGTTTTCTAATTCGGTGTGCACGACCTTGAGGTGCTGGACGCAATCTTTTTAACATAGATCCGCCATCAACTCTTATCTCTTGTACAATCAATTCAGCCTCTTCAATATTAGCCTCTTCGTTTTTAGATTGCCAGTTTGCAATGGCAGACAATAACAATTTTTCTAAACGACCAGATGCTTCTTTTGAATTGAACTTCAATATATTAAGTGCATGTTCTACTTTTTCGCCTCTTACTAAATCGGCTACTAAACGCATTTTTCTTGGTGATGTAGGACAATTATTAAGTTTAGCAAAAGCAACGTGTTTTTTTGCTTCCTTAATAGCGTCTGCCATTTGTTTTTTACGACTTCCCATAGCTTACTACTTTTTACCTTTATTTTTAGCACCTGCATGTCCACGGAATGAACGTGTTGGTGAAAATTCTCCTAATTTATGACCCACCATGTTTTCAGTAACATATACTGGTACAAATTGACGGCCATTGTGAACTGCGATGGTTTGTCCAACAAAATCTGGAGTAATCATACTAGCTCTAGACCAGGTTTTGATTACCGTTTTTTTGTTAGCTTCAACGTTAGCAGCAACTTTCTTTTCTAATTTATAGTGAACGTAAGGTCCCTTTTTTAATGATCTTGCCATGTCTTATTTCTTTCTACGTTCTACAATATATTTATTACTTGCATTTGTTTTAGAACGTGTTCTATAACCTTTTGCTGGTATACCGTTTCTAGAACGTGGGTGTCCACCTGAAGATTTCCCTTCACCACCACCCATTGGGTGATCTACTGGATTCATTACCACTGGTCTAGTACGTGGTCTTCTACCTAACCATCTTGATCTACCTGCTTTACCAGATACTAACAATTGATGGTCTGAGTTAGATACAACGCCTATTGTCGCCATACAGTTAGCAAGAATCAATCTTGTTTCTCCTGAAGGCAATTTAATAGTAGCAAACTTACCATCTCTTGCCATTAATTGAGCAAATGCACCTGCACTACGCGCCATAATAGCACCTTGTCCCGGACGTAACTCTAAACAAGAAATAATAGTTCCTAATGGAATTTCACTTAAAGGCATTGCGTTTCCAATTTCTGGAGCAACCCCTTCTTTACCAGATACTACATTTTGACCAACTTGTAAACCATTTTGAGCAATAATATATCTTTTTTCGCCATCTTGATAATTCAATAATGCGATAAAAGCGGTTCTGTTTGGATCGTATTGAATAGAAGCTACTTCAGCAGGAACACCCACCTTTTCTCTTTTAAAATCGATAATACGATACTTTCTTTTATGACCTCCACCTATATAGCGCATGGTCATTTTTCCTTGACTGTTTCTACCACCAGACCTTTTGTTCGGAACGAGTAAACTCTTTTCCGGCTTATCAGTAGTGATGGCGTCAAATCCATTTACTACTCTAAATCGCTGTCCTGGTGTGATTGGTTTTAATTTTCTTACTGACATTAGTCTTTAATTACATGTTACTGTATAAATCAATCATTTCACCTTCCGCCAGTTGTACAATTGCTTTTTTAACAGCATTTGTTTTACCATTTTGAATACCAGTTTTTGTATGCTTGGTACTACGATCTGGACGGACATTTATAGTACGAACTTTTTCAACAGAAACACCATAAGCAGCTTCAACCGCTTTTTTGATTTCTACCTTGTTCGCCTTAGTATTCACTGAGAATGTGTAGCAATTTTTCAACTCGCTAAGAGCTGTCGCTTTTTCTGTGATTATAGGTTTAATTAAGATACTCATTGTTTCTATTTACTTAAATTTGTTTCAATTCCTTCTAAAGCGCCTTCTAAAAGTATGATGCGATTTGCATTTAAAATCTTGTAAGTGCTTAATTCTGAACTCATTATAACTTCAGGGCCTTTTAAATTGCGTGACGACAAATATACATTATTATTTGACGCTCCCAACACAAAAAGAGACTTTTTGTTTTCTAGGTCTAAAGCCTTTAAAACTGCGGTAAAGTTCTTTGTTTTAACATCGTCAAAATTAAAGTCTTCCAACACCACAATTGATTGCTCTCCGGCTTTGATACTTAGGGCCGATTTACGTGCCAAACGCTTCACATTTTTATTAAGTTTGAAGCTGTAATTTCTTGGTCTTGGACCGAACATACGACCACCACCTTTAAATATACCAGACTTAATACTACCTGCTCTTGCAGTACCAGTTCCTTTTTGCTTCTTAATCTTACGTGTACTTCCAGAAATCTCAGCACGTTCTTTCGACTTGTGAGTTCCTTGTCTTTGGTTTGCTAAATATTGTTTAACATCCAAATATACAGCGTGATTATTAGGGGCAATAGCAAACACATCTTTAGAAAGGTCTGCCTTTCTACCTGTGTCTTTTCCGTTTATATCTAAAACTGCTACTTTCATTATTTTCTAATAATTACATAAGCGTTTTTATGTCCAGGTACACACCCTTTCACCACTAGTAGGTTTTTATCCGCTACTACTTTTAAAACTCTTAAATTTTGAACTTTAACTGTGTCTCCACCCATTCTTCCTGCCATTTTCATTCCTTTGAAAACTCTTGCAGGATACGATGCAGCTCCAATAGATCCTGGCGCTCTTAAACGGTTATGTTGACCGTGAGTAGCTTGACCTACACCACCGAAACCATGGCGTTTTACAACCCCTTGAAATCCTTTTCCTTTAGATGTTCCTGCTACATCAACAAATTCACCTTCGGTGAAATGATCTACAGTGATTGCATCTCCTAATTTGTACTCCTCCTCAAAACCTTGAAATTCTACGATTTTGCGTTTTACAGAAGTTCCTGCTTTTTTAGCATGACCTAAGTCAGCTTTAGTAGCGCTTTTTTCTGTCGCGTCATCGAAACCTAATTGCACAGCTGTATAGCCGTCAACTTCTTCAGTTCTGACTTGGGTAACGATACATGGTCCAGCTTCGATAACTGTACAAGGAATATTCTTCCCGTTTTCATCGAAGATGCTGGTCATACCGATTTTTTTTCCAATTAACCCAGACATATTTAATTATTTATTAATTATTACTATTTCGTTGAAATCTAATTCAACATTTATATTCAAAAAAATTCAGGGTCGAAATACGTTCAACCCTGAATGCATTTTTACCGTTTTTCCCTCGCTCGCAGCTTAGGACATGTAAGTTTACAACTAAACTTTAATCTCTACTTCAACACCACTTGGTAATTCAAGTTTCATTAACGCATCAATTGTTTTTGATGACGACGAGTAGATATCCAATAATCTCTTATAAGATGATAATTGAAATTGTTCTCTTGATTTCTTGTTTACGTGTGGAGAACGTAATACAGTGAAAATTTTCTTGTGCGTTGGTAATGGAATTGGTCCCGTTACAACTGCACCAGTACTTTTTACTGTTTTTACAATCTTATCAGCAGACTTGTCTACTAAGTTGTGATCGTAAGATTTTAATTTTATTCTGATTTTTTGACTCATTTTATTAAGATTTACGATTCAACGCCTTTAGCTGCTTTGATGACTTCTTCAGAAATATTTGAAGGCGTTTCTGCATAGTGTGAAAATTCCATTGTTGATGTTGCGCGACCAGATGATAATGTTCTTAATGTGGTAACATATCCAAACATTTCTGATAATGGCACTGTAGCTTTTACAGTTTTTGCACCAGCTCTATCACCCATATCACTTACTTGTCCACGTCTTCTATTTAAATCTCCAACGATATCACCCATATTTTCTTCAGGAGTAATTACCTCAAGTTTCATGATAGGTTCCATAATTACTGCCTTTGCAGCTTTTGCTGAATTTTTAAATCCAAGTTTCGCAGCCAATTCGAATGATAATTGATCAGAATCCACATCGTGGTAAGATCCATCTTTCAAGGTCACTT encodes the following:
- the rplC gene encoding 50S ribosomal protein L3; this encodes MSGLIGKKIGMTSIFDENGKNIPCTVIEAGPCIVTQVRTEEVDGYTAVQLGFDDATEKSATKADLGHAKKAGTSVKRKIVEFQGFEEEYKLGDAITVDHFTEGEFVDVAGTSKGKGFQGVVKRHGFGGVGQATHGQHNRLRAPGSIGAASYPARVFKGMKMAGRMGGDTVKVQNLRVLKVVADKNLLVVKGCVPGHKNAYVIIRK
- the rpsS gene encoding 30S ribosomal protein S19, which translates into the protein MARSLKKGPYVHYKLEKKVAANVEANKKTVIKTWSRASMITPDFVGQTIAVHNGRQFVPVYVTENMVGHKLGEFSPTRSFRGHAGAKNKGKK
- the rplW gene encoding 50S ribosomal protein L23, encoding MSILIKPIITEKATALSELKNCYTFSVNTKANKVEIKKAVEAAYGVSVEKVRTINVRPDRSTKHTKTGIQNGKTNAVKKAIVQLAEGEMIDLYSNM
- the rplX gene encoding 50S ribosomal protein L24 — encoded protein: MTKLKIKTGDTVKVIAGDHKGSEGQVQKVFIEKNKAIVEGINMVKKHTKPSAQNPQGGIVEKEAAIHISNLSLLTSKGETTRVSYRMEDDKKVRFSTKSNEVI
- the rplB gene encoding 50S ribosomal protein L2, with amino-acid sequence MSVRKLKPITPGQRFRVVNGFDAITTDKPEKSLLVPNKRSGGRNSQGKMTMRYIGGGHKRKYRIIDFKREKVGVPAEVASIQYDPNRTAFIALLNYQDGEKRYIIAQNGLQVGQNVVSGKEGVAPEIGNAMPLSEIPLGTIISCLELRPGQGAIMARSAGAFAQLMARDGKFATIKLPSGETRLILANCMATIGVVSNSDHQLLVSGKAGRSRWLGRRPRTRPVVMNPVDHPMGGGEGKSSGGHPRSRNGIPAKGYRTRSKTNASNKYIVERRKK
- the rplP gene encoding 50S ribosomal protein L16, with amino-acid sequence MLQPKRTKFRKQQKGRMKGISGRGHQLSSGTFGIKALDSNFLTSRQIEAARIAATRYMKREGQLWIKIFPDKPITKKPLEVRMGKGKGAVEYWVAVVKPGRMLFEVGGVSLDIAKEALRLAAQKLPVKTKFIIARDYEA
- the rplV gene encoding 50S ribosomal protein L22, which codes for MGSRKKQMADAIKEAKKHVAFAKLNNCPTSPRKMRLVADLVRGEKVEHALNILKFNSKEASGRLEKLLLSAIANWQSKNEEANIEEAELIVQEIRVDGGSMLKRLRPAPQGRAHRIRKRSNHVTIVVGANNNTQS
- the rpsJ gene encoding 30S ribosomal protein S10 gives rise to the protein MSQKIRIKLKSYDHNLVDKSADKIVKTVKSTGAVVTGPIPLPTHKKIFTVLRSPHVNKKSREQFQLSSYKRLLDIYSSSSKTIDALMKLELPSGVEVEIKV
- the rpmC gene encoding 50S ribosomal protein L29, translated to MKQSEIKELSVAELEEKLGETKKSYSDLKLAHAISPLENPIQLRNVRRSVARIATELTKRELQ
- the rpsC gene encoding 30S ribosomal protein S3, with translation MGQKTNPIGNRLGIIRGWESNWYGGNDYGDKLAEDDKIRKYVHVRLAKASVSRVIIERTLKLVTVTITTARPGIIIGKGGQEVDKLKEELKKLTGKEVQINIFEIKRPELDAFLVASSIARQIENRISYRRAIKMAIAATMRMNAEGIKVQISGRLNGAEMARSEHYKEGRIPLSTFRADIDYALVEAHTTYGRLGVKVWIMKGEVYGKRELSPLVGLSKKQGKGGAGGRGGNRDNKPRRRK
- the rplE gene encoding 50S ribosomal protein L5 → MAYSPRLKEEYKSRVIAALTDEFGYKNVMQVPKLTKIVISKGVGAAVADKKLIDYAVEEVTTISGQKAISTLSKKDVASFKLRKGMPIGVKVTLRGEKMYEFLDRLVTSALPRVRDFNGIKATGFDGRGNYNLGITEQIIFPEINIDKVNKISGMDITFVTTAETDKEAKSLLTELGVPFKKN
- the rpsQ gene encoding 30S ribosomal protein S17 translates to METRNLRKERVGVVTSNKMQKSIVVAEVKKVKHPMYGKFVLKTKKYVAHDETNDCNIGDTVKIMETRPMSKSKCWRLVEILERAK
- the rplN gene encoding 50S ribosomal protein L14 encodes the protein MLQQESRLKVADNTGAKEVLTIRVLGGTKRRYASVGDKIVVSVKDATPNGNIKKGAVSTAVVVRTKKEVRRPDGSYIRFDDNACVLLNPTGEMRGTRVFGPVARELRDKQFMKIVSLAPEVL
- the rplD gene encoding 50S ribosomal protein L4, yielding MKVAVLDINGKDTGRKADLSKDVFAIAPNNHAVYLDVKQYLANQRQGTHKSKERAEISGSTRKIKKQKGTGTARAGSIKSGIFKGGGRMFGPRPRNYSFKLNKNVKRLARKSALSIKAGEQSIVVLEDFNFDDVKTKNFTAVLKALDLENKKSLFVLGASNNNVYLSSRNLKGPEVIMSSELSTYKILNANRIILLEGALEGIETNLSK